Proteins encoded together in one Kutzneria kofuensis window:
- a CDS encoding MTH1187 family thiamine-binding protein yields MLVAFSVSPLGGESDSVAEAVADAVRVVRESGLPNETTSMFTTIEGEDWDELMDVVKRAVQAVQAHAPRVSLVLKADIRPGHTDQLHAKVERVENYLS; encoded by the coding sequence ATGCTGGTCGCGTTCAGTGTGTCGCCGCTCGGCGGCGAGTCCGACAGCGTGGCGGAGGCGGTCGCCGACGCGGTGCGCGTGGTTCGGGAGTCGGGGCTGCCCAACGAGACCACCAGCATGTTCACCACCATCGAGGGTGAGGACTGGGACGAGCTGATGGACGTCGTCAAGCGCGCGGTGCAGGCCGTGCAGGCGCACGCGCCGCGGGTGTCGCTGGTGCTCAAGGCGGACATCCGCCCCGGGCACACCGATCAGCTGCACGCCAAGGTGGAACGGGTGGAGAACTACCTGTCATGA
- a CDS encoding SCO6745 family protein — translation MSARRMWTLYEPYHGVTYFAPQARAATDALGCRGGWMGYFGLRAAPLGAVPAEVVAASFYNFKLSRVARAIPTAWTIATPEQFLEARLAGVDAGLRAIFGDDVVGDDMIEAAQLAQRAALAAPIAGRPLAAANVALPWPDPPHLVLWHATTILRESRGDGHVAALVAAGLDPVETLVAFAADREVSDQQGWEAWRGWTAEDWAAAQRRLRDRGLMDKENRITADGSRARHDVETRTDAAAELPWEVLGDAGTERLAELMTGFLRRIVAAGVGVIKPHPMGLDLVKIAGE, via the coding sequence ATGAGTGCGCGGCGGATGTGGACGCTGTACGAGCCGTACCACGGCGTCACCTACTTCGCGCCGCAGGCGCGGGCCGCGACCGACGCGCTGGGCTGCCGCGGCGGCTGGATGGGCTACTTCGGGCTGCGTGCGGCCCCGCTCGGCGCCGTGCCGGCCGAGGTCGTCGCCGCCTCCTTCTACAACTTCAAGCTGAGCCGGGTCGCCCGCGCCATTCCCACCGCGTGGACCATCGCCACCCCGGAGCAGTTCCTCGAGGCCCGGCTCGCCGGCGTCGACGCCGGCCTGCGCGCGATCTTCGGTGACGACGTCGTCGGCGACGACATGATCGAGGCGGCCCAGCTGGCGCAGCGCGCCGCCCTCGCCGCCCCGATCGCCGGCCGGCCGCTGGCCGCCGCCAACGTGGCGCTGCCGTGGCCCGATCCGCCGCACCTCGTGCTGTGGCACGCCACGACGATCCTGCGCGAGTCCCGCGGCGACGGCCACGTGGCCGCGCTGGTCGCGGCCGGCCTCGACCCCGTCGAGACGCTCGTCGCGTTCGCCGCCGACCGGGAGGTCTCCGACCAGCAGGGCTGGGAGGCATGGCGGGGCTGGACGGCCGAGGACTGGGCCGCCGCGCAGCGCCGGCTGCGGGATCGCGGGCTGATGGACAAGGAAAACCGGATCACCGCCGACGGCTCCCGGGCCCGGCACGATGTCGAGACGCGGACCGATGCCGCGGCCGAGCTGCCGTGGGAGGTCCTCGGCGACGCCGGCACCGAGCGGCTGGCGGAGTTGATGACGGGGTTCCTGCGCCGGATCGTGGCCGCGGGCGTCGGCGTCATCAAGCCGCACCCGATGGGCCTGGACCTGGTCAAGATCGCGGGGGAGTGA
- a CDS encoding nuclear transport factor 2 family protein, producing MEREFAEKFAQEWVEAWNAHDLERLLAHFADDVVWSSPVVVSFCGDESGTLYGKQTVREYYAAGLRRIPDLRFEVLSVRVGMDVLVINYRNQDGREVSEVLKLRDGLVVEGHGTYA from the coding sequence GTGGAACGGGAATTCGCCGAGAAGTTCGCTCAGGAGTGGGTCGAGGCGTGGAACGCGCACGACCTGGAGCGGCTGCTCGCGCACTTCGCCGACGACGTGGTGTGGAGCTCGCCGGTGGTGGTGTCGTTCTGCGGCGACGAGTCCGGGACGCTGTACGGCAAGCAGACGGTGCGGGAGTACTACGCCGCGGGGCTGCGCCGGATCCCGGACCTGCGCTTCGAGGTGCTGAGCGTGCGGGTCGGCATGGACGTGCTGGTGATCAACTACCGGAACCAGGACGGCCGCGAGGTCAGCGAGGTCCTCAAGCTGCGTGACGGCCTGGTGGTCGAGGGGCACGGCACGTACGCCTGA